The Mycobacteriales bacterium genome window below encodes:
- a CDS encoding sigma-70 family RNA polymerase sigma factor codes for MSATSLEDAELLQAVNRGDDRALEALYRRYGGACFALARRILDDRQLAEDVVQQVFTALWKGTGYDPARGAVSTWLMSVTHHKSIDVLRREAPRRKRLASEQALLEVAVAGPGPDEEAWMRLRAQRTRDSLKSLPPEQREILLLAYYGGYTQAEIAGLTGLPLGTVKSRTLAAMRK; via the coding sequence ATGTCGGCGACCTCGCTCGAGGATGCCGAGTTGCTCCAAGCGGTCAACCGCGGGGACGATCGCGCGCTGGAGGCGCTCTACCGGCGTTACGGCGGTGCGTGCTTCGCCCTGGCCCGCCGCATCCTCGATGACCGTCAGCTGGCGGAGGACGTGGTCCAGCAGGTGTTCACCGCGCTGTGGAAGGGCACCGGCTACGACCCGGCACGCGGCGCAGTCAGCACCTGGCTGATGTCCGTCACGCACCACAAGTCGATCGACGTTCTCAGACGCGAGGCGCCGCGCCGCAAACGACTCGCCTCGGAACAGGCTCTGCTCGAAGTGGCGGTCGCCGGTCCCGGCCCGGATGAAGAGGCCTGGATGCGCCTGCGTGCCCAGCGCACCCGCGACTCGCTGAAGTCGCTGCCTCCGGAGCAACGGGAGATCCTGCTGCTTGCCTACTACGGCGGCTACACCCAGGCCGAGATAGCCGGCCTGACCGGCCTTCCGCTCGGCACCGTGAAAAGCCGGACGCTCGCGGCGATGCGCAAGC